A stretch of Pseudomonas sp. 7SR1 DNA encodes these proteins:
- a CDS encoding NCS1 family nucleobase:cation symporter-1: MRTSLSNDIALDLPSSTTAADTRTTAPLILSPRLHNKDLAPTKAEGRRWGRYSIFALWTNDVHNIANYSFAIGLYALGLGGWQILLSLGIGAALVYGFMNLSGYMGQKTGVPFPVISRISFGIHGAQIPALIRAVIAIAWFGIQTYLASVVFRVLLTAIHPGFADYDQDSILGLSSLGWVCFVVIWFVQLLILAYGMEMVRRYEGFAGPVILVTVAALAGWMYTQAGATIAWSIREPLSGAEMWRNIFAGGALWLAIYGTLVLNFCDFARSSPCRRTIVVGNFWGLPVNILVFAAITILLCGAQFQINGQIIESPTQVIASIPNTFLLVLGCLAFLIVTVAVNIMANFVAPAFVLSNLAPRYLTFRRAGLISAAIAVLILPWNLYNSPLVIVYFLSGLGALLGPLYGVIMVDYWLIRKGRINVPQLYSEDPDGAYFYSKGVNLRAVAAFIPAALIAIVLALVPGFDSVSPFSWLIGAGIAGLLYLAIAKRQPFYEDVSGESIAVDNVSH, from the coding sequence ATGCGTACTAGCCTCTCCAATGACATCGCACTGGATCTACCCTCCTCCACCACTGCCGCGGATACCCGAACCACAGCCCCCCTGATCCTGAGCCCCAGGCTGCACAACAAGGACCTGGCGCCGACCAAGGCCGAGGGCCGGCGCTGGGGTCGATACAGCATCTTTGCCCTGTGGACCAACGACGTACACAACATCGCCAACTATTCCTTCGCCATCGGCCTGTATGCGCTGGGCCTGGGCGGCTGGCAGATCCTGCTGTCCCTGGGGATCGGTGCCGCGCTGGTCTATGGCTTCATGAACCTGTCCGGCTACATGGGGCAGAAGACCGGAGTGCCGTTTCCCGTCATCAGCCGGATCAGTTTCGGCATCCACGGCGCGCAGATTCCTGCGTTGATCAGGGCGGTTATCGCCATCGCCTGGTTCGGTATCCAGACCTACCTTGCGTCGGTGGTCTTTCGGGTATTGCTGACCGCCATCCACCCGGGCTTCGCCGACTACGACCAGGACTCGATCCTGGGCCTGTCGAGCCTGGGCTGGGTGTGTTTCGTGGTGATCTGGTTCGTGCAGTTGTTGATCCTGGCCTATGGCATGGAAATGGTACGCCGCTACGAAGGCTTTGCCGGGCCGGTGATTCTCGTCACCGTCGCCGCCCTGGCCGGTTGGATGTACACCCAGGCCGGCGCCACCATTGCCTGGTCGATCCGTGAACCGCTGAGCGGTGCCGAGATGTGGCGCAACATTTTCGCCGGCGGCGCGTTGTGGCTGGCGATCTACGGCACCCTGGTACTCAACTTCTGCGACTTCGCGCGTTCTTCGCCCTGCCGCCGAACCATCGTCGTCGGCAACTTCTGGGGCCTGCCGGTCAATATCCTGGTTTTCGCCGCAATCACGATCCTGCTGTGCGGTGCGCAGTTCCAGATCAACGGGCAGATCATCGAAAGCCCGACCCAGGTCATCGCCTCGATCCCCAACACCTTTTTACTGGTGCTTGGCTGCCTGGCGTTCCTCATCGTCACCGTGGCCGTGAACATCATGGCCAATTTCGTCGCACCGGCCTTCGTGCTCAGCAACCTGGCCCCCAGATACCTGACGTTCCGCCGGGCCGGACTGATCAGCGCCGCCATCGCCGTGCTGATCCTGCCGTGGAATCTCTATAACAGCCCGCTGGTGATCGTGTATTTCCTGTCCGGCCTCGGTGCGCTGCTCGGGCCGCTGTATGGCGTGATCATGGTCGACTACTGGTTGATCAGAAAAGGCCGGATCAATGTGCCACAGCTCTACAGCGAAGACCCCGATGGCGCCTATTTCTATAGCAAGGGGGTCAACCTGCGTGCGGTGGCGGCATTCATTCCGGCGGCCCTGATTGCCATCGTCCTGGCGCTGGTGCCCGGCTTCGACAGCGTTTCACCGTTCTCCTGGTTGATCGGCGCCGGGATCGCCGGGCTGCTCTACCTGGCGATCGCCAAGCGGCAGCCGTTTTACGAAGATGTCAGCGGTGAATCCATCGCCGTGGATAACGTCAGCCACTGA